A single region of the Lactobacillus isalae genome encodes:
- a CDS encoding SAM-dependent methyltransferase, whose translation MLEKPLYKMMLSHSFNIPVKVTYWDGKSEVYGNGTPEVEVIFNKKIPFKDITSNASLALGEAYMNKDLEIKGSIQQLIEAAYESSESFMRASKFRKFLPKQKHTEKQSQEDIQSHYDIGNDFYKLWLDPTMTYSCAYFTSGNTDDLEAAQIAKVHHILQKLDPKPGKTLLDIGCGWGTLMLTAAKEYGLKVTGVTLSQEQFDLVNKKIKDMGLEDQAEVLLEDYRELGNRDFDYVTSVGMFEHVGSENLGEYFKDVAKYLKPHGVALIHGITRQQGGATNAWINKYIFPGGYIPGLVEIVSRIEEANLQIADMEMLRRHYQRTLEIWDKNFNDHRSEVEGMMGERFARMWDMYLQACAASFESGNIDVIQYLLTKGPSGKNLPMTRQYMLNDK comes from the coding sequence ATGTTAGAAAAACCTTTATATAAAATGATGCTTAGTCATTCATTCAATATTCCAGTAAAAGTTACCTACTGGGATGGAAAATCAGAAGTCTATGGAAATGGCACACCGGAAGTGGAGGTTATTTTTAACAAAAAGATTCCTTTTAAAGATATAACAAGTAATGCTTCCTTAGCTTTAGGTGAAGCTTACATGAACAAAGATCTTGAAATTAAAGGAAGCATTCAGCAATTAATTGAAGCAGCTTATGAAAGTAGCGAATCTTTCATGCGTGCTTCAAAATTCAGAAAATTCTTACCAAAGCAAAAGCATACTGAAAAGCAAAGTCAAGAAGATATTCAAAGTCACTATGATATTGGAAATGACTTCTACAAGCTATGGCTTGATCCTACTATGACTTATTCATGTGCTTACTTCACTAGTGGCAACACTGATGATCTTGAAGCAGCACAAATTGCAAAAGTTCATCACATTCTTCAAAAGTTGGATCCTAAGCCTGGTAAGACTTTGCTAGATATTGGTTGCGGTTGGGGAACCTTAATGTTAACTGCAGCTAAAGAATATGGACTTAAAGTCACTGGGGTTACTTTGAGCCAAGAACAATTCGATCTTGTAAACAAAAAAATTAAGGATATGGGGCTTGAAGATCAAGCAGAAGTTTTACTTGAAGACTATCGTGAATTAGGTAATCGCGATTTTGACTATGTAACTTCTGTAGGTATGTTTGAACACGTTGGCTCAGAAAACTTAGGCGAATACTTCAAGGATGTCGCTAAATACCTAAAACCACATGGTGTTGCATTAATTCATGGAATCACTCGTCAACAAGGTGGAGCAACCAATGCTTGGATTAATAAGTACATCTTCCCAGGCGGTTACATTCCAGGCTTAGTTGAAATTGTTTCTAGAATTGAAGAAGCAAACTTGCAAATTGCCGATATGGAAATGCTTCGTCGTCATTACCAAAGAACTCTTGAAATTTGGGATAAAAACTTTAACGATCACCGTTCTGAAGTTGAAGGAATGATGGGCGAACGTTTTGCAAGAATGTGGGATATGTATTTACAAGCTTGTGCAGCTTCCTTTGAATCAGGTAACATTGATGTTATTCAATATCTATTAACCAAGGGACCATCCGGTAAGAACTTACCAATGACTCGTCAATACATGTTAAATGACAAGTAA
- the frr gene encoding ribosome recycling factor yields MANEVIEKAQDNMKKSIAVFQKELGGIRAGVANASLLDGIKVDYYGVPTPLTQMSSVSIPEARVLMVTPYDKSSLDDIEHAILASDLGITPANDGTVIRIVIPQLTGERRQEIAKQVGKLAEKGKIAVRNVRREAMDTLKRQEKDGDITEDEQRSLEKQVQKVTDDATKEIDKLADQKSQEITQG; encoded by the coding sequence ATGGCTAATGAAGTAATTGAAAAAGCACAAGATAACATGAAAAAATCTATCGCTGTTTTCCAAAAGGAATTAGGCGGTATTCGTGCGGGCGTTGCTAATGCAAGCTTATTAGATGGAATTAAAGTTGATTATTATGGAGTTCCAACTCCCCTTACACAAATGTCTAGTGTAAGTATTCCTGAAGCACGTGTTTTAATGGTAACCCCATATGATAAATCAAGTTTAGATGATATTGAACATGCAATTTTAGCTTCTGATCTTGGTATTACACCAGCTAACGATGGTACTGTAATCAGAATTGTGATTCCACAATTGACTGGTGAACGTCGTCAAGAGATCGCTAAGCAAGTTGGTAAGTTAGCTGAAAAAGGAAAAATTGCTGTCCGCAATGTTCGTCGCGAAGCAATGGATACTTTGAAGCGTCAAGAAAAAGATGGCGATATTACTGAAGATGAACAACGTAGTTTAGAAAAACAAGTTCAAAAAGTAACAGATGATGCTACTAAGGAAATTGATAAGTTAGCTGACCAAAAGAGTCAAGAAATTACTCAAGGTTAA
- a CDS encoding isoprenyl transferase, with translation MSETKKPLNHLAIIMDGNGRWAKKRHLPRFVGHRHGMDNIRDIALAANELGIKVLTLYAFSTENWARPTDEVNYLMKLPIDFFDKFMPELMKNNVRVNIMGFVDELPEKTYLVTQKAMAETAHNTGMVLNFAFNYGSRREITAGVQEIARQVKAGKIDPNDIDEKMVTNHLLTHPLAPYDDPDLLIRTSGEERLSNFLLWQMAYTEFSFSDKLWPDFDKNDLDELVKDYQGRNRRFGKV, from the coding sequence ATGTCAGAAACGAAAAAACCACTTAATCATTTAGCCATAATTATGGATGGAAATGGTAGATGGGCTAAGAAAAGACATTTACCTCGTTTTGTGGGTCATCGTCATGGAATGGATAATATTCGAGATATTGCTCTTGCTGCAAATGAATTAGGCATAAAAGTTTTAACGCTTTATGCCTTTTCAACTGAAAATTGGGCACGACCTACTGATGAAGTGAATTATTTAATGAAATTACCAATCGACTTTTTCGATAAGTTTATGCCTGAATTAATGAAAAATAATGTTCGGGTAAACATCATGGGATTTGTAGATGAACTACCAGAAAAAACTTATTTAGTGACTCAAAAAGCAATGGCAGAAACTGCTCATAATACTGGAATGGTACTAAATTTTGCTTTCAATTATGGGTCTCGTCGAGAAATTACAGCCGGAGTTCAAGAAATTGCTCGTCAAGTAAAGGCAGGCAAAATTGATCCTAATGATATTGACGAAAAGATGGTTACCAATCACTTATTGACTCATCCACTTGCTCCATATGATGATCCTGATCTTTTAATTAGAACATCTGGAGAAGAACGTTTATCAAACTTTTTATTGTGGCAAATGGCTTATACTGAATTTAGTTTTTCGGATAAATTATGGCCTGATTTTGATAAAAATGATTTAGATGAATTAGTTAAAGACTATCAAGGACGTAATCGTCGATTTGGAAAAGTATAA
- a CDS encoding lysophospholipid acyltransferase family protein produces the protein MFYKIIRPIARFIVWILNGHLHVHHKDRIPKGNYILVAPHRTWWEPILFALAASPMEFMFMAKKELFKNPILRFILVHAHAFSVDRDNPGPSAIKIPVKGLRKSDLSLIIFPSGTRHSEELKSGAFVIAKMANKPLVPVVYQGPLTFKGLLKRKPLDICFGDPIYIPRKEKVNKDTTPALYKQLEEAWDKLDKEQNPNFHYVAK, from the coding sequence ATGTTTTATAAAATTATTCGTCCTATTGCTCGCTTTATCGTGTGGATACTTAATGGACATTTGCATGTTCATCACAAGGATCGCATTCCAAAAGGAAATTACATTCTAGTTGCACCGCATAGAACTTGGTGGGAACCAATTCTTTTTGCTCTTGCCGCTAGTCCCATGGAATTTATGTTTATGGCTAAAAAGGAACTTTTCAAAAATCCTATCTTGCGTTTTATTTTAGTTCATGCACATGCGTTTTCAGTAGATCGAGACAATCCCGGTCCATCAGCAATTAAAATTCCAGTTAAGGGATTGCGAAAAAGCGACCTATCTTTAATTATCTTTCCATCCGGAACTCGTCATTCTGAAGAGCTTAAAAGCGGTGCTTTTGTAATTGCAAAAATGGCTAATAAACCATTAGTTCCGGTTGTCTATCAAGGCCCTCTCACTTTTAAGGGCTTACTGAAAAGAAAACCATTAGATATTTGTTTTGGTGATCCAATCTATATTCCTCGTAAAGAAAAAGTTAACAAGGACACGACACCGGCTTTGTATAAACAATTAGAAGAAGCATGGGATAAATTAGATAAGGAGCAAAATCCTAATTTTCACTATGTTGCAAAATAA
- the pyrH gene encoding UMP kinase, with translation MSQVKYKRIILKVSGEALAGEKGTGINPEVIKHLAEEIKSVHDMGVEIGIVCGGGNMWRGETGANLGMERAQADYMGMLATIMNGLALQDGLENLGVPTRVQTSIEMRQIAEPYIRRKAVRHLEKGRVVIFGGGTGNPYFSTDTTAALRAAEINADVILMAKNGVDGVYSADPKVDPNAKKYSELTQLDLISKNLKVMDSTASSLSMDNNIPLVVFNVNKPGNIKKVVMGENIGTVIKGDK, from the coding sequence ATGAGTCAAGTTAAGTACAAACGTATCATTTTAAAAGTTTCAGGTGAAGCTTTAGCCGGTGAGAAAGGAACTGGTATTAATCCAGAAGTTATTAAGCACTTGGCTGAAGAAATTAAGTCTGTTCACGACATGGGTGTTGAAATCGGCATTGTATGTGGCGGTGGAAATATGTGGCGCGGTGAAACAGGCGCAAACTTAGGTATGGAAAGAGCCCAAGCTGATTACATGGGAATGCTTGCTACTATTATGAACGGTTTGGCATTACAAGATGGGTTAGAAAACTTGGGTGTTCCAACACGTGTTCAAACATCAATTGAGATGCGTCAAATTGCTGAGCCATATATCCGTCGTAAGGCTGTTCGCCACTTAGAAAAGGGCCGTGTAGTTATTTTTGGTGGTGGTACTGGTAATCCTTACTTCTCGACTGATACTACCGCTGCATTGAGAGCAGCAGAAATTAACGCTGATGTAATTTTAATGGCTAAAAATGGTGTTGATGGGGTTTACTCAGCTGATCCTAAAGTTGATCCAAACGCTAAGAAATATTCTGAATTAACTCAACTTGATTTGATTTCTAAGAACTTAAAGGTAATGGATAGTACTGCTAGTTCATTATCTATGGATAACAATATTCCTTTGGTTGTCTTTAATGTTAACAAGCCTGGTAATATCAAGAAAGTTGTTATGGGCGAAAATATTGGTACTGTAATTAAGGGTGATAAATAA
- the tsf gene encoding translation elongation factor Ts encodes MAKITAQLVKELRERTGAGVMDAKKALVEVDGDMDKAVQYLRDKGMAKAAKKADRVAAEGLTGVYVDGNVAAITEVNSETDFVSSNDKFVNLVNTATKTIAEGKPANMEAAEELKMADGTTLAQSFVDATATIGEKIVLRRFALEEKTDDQEFGAYQHNGGQIGVITVLEGADAATAKHLAMHIAAMSPKVISPDELDDEFITDQLAVMNHKIDQDNESRALVNKKPLPHLVYGSAKQLSDEILAKAEEDIKAELKEEGKPEKIWDKIIPGKMQRFIDDNTQVDKQFAVLSQNYIMDDSKTVGEFLKEKGAKLVAFQRYEVGEGIEKKQEDFAAEVREQMK; translated from the coding sequence ATGGCAAAAATTACTGCTCAATTAGTTAAGGAATTACGTGAACGTACTGGTGCTGGTGTCATGGACGCAAAGAAAGCATTAGTGGAAGTTGACGGTGACATGGACAAGGCAGTTCAATATCTTCGTGATAAGGGTATGGCTAAGGCTGCTAAGAAGGCTGACCGTGTTGCAGCTGAAGGTTTAACTGGTGTTTACGTTGATGGTAATGTTGCAGCTATTACTGAAGTTAACTCAGAAACTGACTTCGTTTCTTCAAACGATAAGTTTGTTAACTTGGTAAATACAGCAACTAAGACTATTGCTGAAGGTAAACCAGCTAACATGGAAGCAGCTGAAGAATTAAAGATGGCTGATGGCACTACTTTAGCTCAATCATTTGTAGATGCAACTGCTACTATTGGTGAAAAGATCGTTTTACGTCGTTTCGCTTTAGAAGAAAAGACTGATGATCAAGAATTTGGTGCTTACCAACACAATGGTGGTCAAATCGGTGTTATCACTGTTTTAGAAGGTGCTGATGCTGCAACTGCTAAGCACTTAGCAATGCATATTGCTGCTATGAGTCCTAAGGTTATCTCTCCTGATGAATTAGACGATGAATTCATTACTGATCAATTAGCTGTGATGAACCACAAGATTGATCAAGATAACGAAAGCCGTGCTTTGGTAAACAAGAAGCCATTACCACACCTTGTTTATGGTTCTGCAAAACAATTAAGTGATGAAATCTTAGCTAAAGCTGAAGAAGACATCAAGGCTGAACTTAAAGAAGAAGGTAAGCCTGAAAAGATTTGGGATAAGATTATTCCAGGTAAAATGCAACGCTTTATTGATGACAACACTCAAGTTGATAAGCAATTTGCAGTTTTATCACAAAATTACATCATGGATGACAGCAAGACTGTTGGTGAATTCTTAAAGGAAAAGGGAGCTAAGTTAGTTGCTTTCCAACGTTACGAAGTTGGCGAAGGTATTGAAAAGAAGCAAGAAGACTTTGCTGCTGAAGTACGTGAACAAATGAAGTAA
- a CDS encoding phosphatidate cytidylyltransferase — MKQRVITAIVALILFIPIVLMGGIWIDVLVCAFAAVGISEIFIMKKQIIVSWDFILALLATLTMAVPDSFFNFLPAFLNKYDIFYVFVMLMLVRTVLSKNKVTFDDAGVYTLAALYIGTGFHFMAAIRNAHLGLAILGYVFAVVWSTDIAAYMVGRKIGKHKLWPVISPNKTWEGSIGAVICAVIVAAIYVALVPTGRNNVMMIVLAFFLSIIGQMGDLVESAYKRFYGVKDSGKILPGHGGILDRFDSMLFVLPVVAFMGIL; from the coding sequence ATGAAACAACGTGTAATAACAGCTATTGTAGCTTTAATTTTATTTATTCCAATTGTTTTAATGGGTGGCATTTGGATTGATGTCCTCGTTTGTGCATTTGCAGCAGTTGGAATTAGCGAAATTTTTATTATGAAGAAACAAATTATTGTTTCTTGGGATTTTATATTGGCTTTATTAGCCACTTTAACTATGGCAGTGCCTGACTCATTCTTTAATTTCTTACCAGCATTTTTAAATAAATACGATATTTTCTATGTTTTCGTAATGCTTATGCTAGTAAGAACAGTTCTGTCAAAGAATAAAGTAACCTTTGATGATGCTGGAGTATATACTCTTGCCGCTTTATACATTGGTACTGGTTTTCACTTCATGGCGGCCATTAGAAATGCGCATCTTGGATTAGCAATTTTAGGCTATGTATTTGCTGTAGTTTGGTCAACTGATATTGCAGCTTATATGGTAGGACGTAAAATTGGAAAGCATAAATTATGGCCAGTTATTAGTCCCAATAAAACGTGGGAAGGATCAATTGGTGCAGTTATTTGTGCTGTAATTGTTGCAGCAATTTATGTTGCTTTAGTTCCAACTGGCAGAAACAATGTGATGATGATTGTGTTGGCTTTCTTCTTGTCAATTATTGGGCAAATGGGAGATTTGGTTGAATCAGCTTATAAACGCTTTTATGGAGTAAAAGATTCAGGCAAGATCCTGCCTGGACATGGAGGAATCCTAGATCGTTTCGACAGTATGCTTTTTGTATTACCTGTTGTTGCATTTATGGGTATTTTATAG
- a CDS encoding GIY-YIG nuclease family protein translates to MDLLKPNERIDYMYNDDLRIIQEKDAFSFSLDTLLLGYFAQEKIHDNYRVVDLCSGNAAASIYMSYFNRAHYDAVEIQEEMADQARRSIQLNKLENRIEVHNLNALDAPKKLGKDKYDMVVVNPPYFKVPKGHVINPDEKKALARHELAINLEQIIKVSSDMLKMKGKMFMVHRPERLGEIMHYCLDNNLSVKWVQPFVSKRNADSNLVVVEAIRNTASDGLVLRDAIVVHKQDGSFTPEIEKIISEDKEAKADKEKYYFYCLLCNDGSFYGGFTNDLKHRLKMHNEGKGAKYTKTRRPVKMIYHEEFEDKRLALKREYWFKHHSRKWKEEFLKEHNVKF, encoded by the coding sequence ATGGATCTACTAAAACCTAATGAACGAATTGACTATATGTATAATGATGATTTACGTATTATTCAAGAAAAAGATGCTTTTTCTTTTTCTTTAGATACGCTTCTTCTTGGCTATTTTGCTCAAGAAAAAATTCATGATAATTATCGAGTTGTAGATCTATGCAGCGGTAATGCAGCAGCGAGTATTTATATGTCATACTTTAATCGGGCACACTATGATGCGGTTGAAATTCAAGAAGAAATGGCTGATCAAGCAAGGCGTAGTATTCAGTTGAATAAGCTAGAAAATAGAATTGAAGTACACAATTTAAATGCTTTAGATGCGCCGAAAAAACTAGGTAAGGATAAGTATGACATGGTTGTCGTAAATCCTCCTTACTTTAAAGTTCCCAAGGGACATGTAATTAATCCTGATGAGAAAAAAGCTTTAGCAAGACATGAGCTTGCGATTAATCTTGAGCAAATAATAAAAGTTTCAAGTGACATGCTGAAGATGAAGGGAAAAATGTTTATGGTTCACCGTCCTGAGCGGTTAGGTGAGATTATGCATTATTGTCTAGATAATAATTTAAGTGTGAAGTGGGTTCAGCCTTTTGTATCAAAGAGAAATGCAGATTCAAATTTAGTGGTAGTAGAGGCAATTAGAAATACCGCTAGCGATGGACTAGTTCTAAGGGATGCAATTGTAGTTCATAAGCAGGATGGATCTTTTACACCTGAAATAGAAAAAATTATTTCTGAAGATAAAGAAGCAAAAGCTGATAAAGAAAAGTATTATTTTTACTGCTTATTATGTAATGATGGTAGTTTTTATGGTGGATTTACTAATGACTTAAAGCATCGTTTAAAAATGCATAATGAAGGAAAAGGAGCTAAATATACTAAGACGCGTCGGCCAGTAAAAATGATCTACCATGAAGAATTTGAAGATAAAAGATTAGCTTTAAAAAGAGAATATTGGTTTAAGCATCATTCACGAAAATGGAAAGAAGAATTTTTAAAAGAACATAATGTAAAATTTTAA
- a CDS encoding ABC transporter ATP-binding protein: MNNNEESKSVWSKAIPFKEQVQIFKRVLKYVKPFKVEMGIAIFGAFLVSVINMLLPRGLQFFLDNYLIKQKATVQIIIWAGLLYGIGTIIKALLQFVYQYLYALGAEKTLESVRKDLYRKLHSLGMRYFDQTPAGSIVSRVTNDTMTLSDFLGVLCQVVIGVFSLVTAFVAMYVTNKVAALIVLLFLPILGLVFWIYTQKSSKLYRGFRERLSRINTNLNESIEGVSLIQQFKQEKRMTKHFEDENGTLMRTRFNMIRVNSLLLSPMTSLLYSLALALVLMYFGFPLQKTFVPAGIVYAFSQYVQQFFNPISTMMDRMTFFQDGIVAGKRIFRIMDETEYEPRQEADKDAVISKGKIEFKNVSFSYDGKHEILHNVSFVVNPGETLGIVGHTGSGKSSIINVMMRFYEFGSGQVLIDDTDIRKFSKEELRKKLGLVLQEPFMFYGDISSNIRLYNEKITDQQIKKAAKAVQADSFIEKMPGKYHAKVIEGGSELSQGQRQLISFARTLVTDPKILVLDEATANVDTETENLIQEGLKKLRQGRTTLAIAHRLSTIADADQIIVLDKGRIVERGTHEELLEKKGYYYNLYRLQQNSDK; encoded by the coding sequence ATGAATAATAATGAAGAATCAAAATCAGTTTGGTCTAAGGCTATCCCTTTTAAAGAGCAAGTTCAGATTTTTAAGCGTGTTTTAAAATATGTGAAACCTTTTAAAGTGGAGATGGGAATTGCTATTTTTGGTGCCTTTTTGGTAAGTGTAATTAATATGTTGCTTCCAAGAGGACTGCAATTTTTCCTAGATAATTATTTAATTAAACAAAAGGCAACTGTTCAGATTATTATTTGGGCCGGATTATTATATGGTATTGGCACGATTATTAAGGCACTTTTACAGTTTGTTTATCAATATTTATATGCATTAGGCGCAGAGAAGACTCTTGAAAGCGTTAGAAAAGACTTATATCGAAAACTTCATAGTTTAGGGATGCGATATTTTGATCAGACGCCAGCTGGTTCAATTGTTTCAAGAGTTACTAATGATACGATGACTTTGAGTGATTTCTTAGGGGTGTTGTGTCAAGTCGTAATTGGCGTGTTTTCACTAGTAACTGCCTTTGTAGCAATGTATGTGACAAATAAAGTTGCAGCTTTAATTGTGTTACTATTTTTACCGATTTTAGGTTTAGTCTTTTGGATTTATACGCAAAAAAGTTCCAAACTATATCGTGGTTTTCGTGAACGACTTAGTAGAATTAATACTAATTTAAATGAATCTATTGAAGGCGTATCTTTAATCCAGCAATTTAAGCAGGAAAAGAGAATGACAAAACACTTTGAAGATGAAAACGGAACCTTAATGAGAACTCGATTTAACATGATTAGGGTAAATTCGCTTCTTTTATCTCCAATGACTAGTTTGCTTTATTCTTTAGCTTTGGCCTTAGTTTTAATGTACTTCGGTTTTCCACTACAAAAGACGTTTGTTCCGGCCGGAATTGTATATGCATTTTCTCAATATGTACAGCAGTTCTTCAATCCTATTTCTACCATGATGGATCGAATGACTTTCTTTCAAGATGGTATTGTAGCTGGAAAACGTATTTTTCGAATTATGGATGAAACGGAGTATGAACCAAGACAAGAGGCTGATAAAGATGCAGTGATTTCCAAAGGAAAAATTGAATTTAAAAATGTTAGTTTTTCTTATGATGGAAAGCATGAAATTTTGCATAATGTATCTTTTGTAGTCAATCCCGGTGAAACATTAGGAATTGTTGGTCATACTGGATCAGGTAAAAGTTCAATTATCAATGTAATGATGAGGTTCTATGAATTTGGTAGTGGGCAAGTTCTGATTGATGATACTGATATTAGAAAGTTTTCGAAGGAAGAATTACGTAAAAAACTAGGATTAGTTTTGCAAGAGCCATTTATGTTTTATGGTGATATTTCTTCTAATATCCGCTTATATAATGAAAAAATTACTGATCAGCAAATAAAAAAAGCTGCCAAAGCGGTACAGGCAGATTCATTTATTGAAAAAATGCCTGGTAAGTATCATGCCAAAGTAATTGAGGGTGGATCAGAACTTAGTCAAGGTCAGAGACAGCTGATTTCTTTCGCTAGAACGTTAGTAACAGATCCTAAAATTCTAGTTTTAGATGAAGCAACTGCTAATGTTGATACTGAGACGGAAAACTTGATACAAGAAGGTTTGAAAAAACTTCGTCAAGGAAGAACAACATTAGCAATTGCTCACCGCCTTTCAACGATTGCCGATGCTGATCAAATTATTGTTTTAGATAAGGGAAGAATCGTTGAGCGGGGAACGCATGAAGAATTACTAGAAAAGAAAGGTTACTATTACAATCTGTATAGACTGCAACAAAATAGTGATAAGTAA
- the rpsB gene encoding 30S ribosomal protein S2: MTVVTMKQLLEAGVHFGHQTRRWDPKMAPYIFTQRNGIYIIDLQKTIKMLDDAYNYVKAVAQDGGVFLFVGTKKQAQDAVKEEATRAGQYYVNQRWLGGTLTNWTTIQSRVKRLKQLKQMSEDGTFDVLPKKEVALLTKEMEKLERFLGGIEDMPRIPDVMFVVDPKKEKIAVHEANILGIPVVAMVDTNTDPDPIDVVIPANDDAIRAIRLISGAMADAIIEGKQGQDDSEDVEKEMADKAAAEDGEEESIEEVVEKSED, from the coding sequence ATGACAGTTGTTACTATGAAGCAATTGCTTGAAGCAGGTGTCCACTTTGGTCACCAAACTAGAAGATGGGATCCAAAAATGGCTCCTTACATTTTCACTCAAAGAAACGGAATCTACATCATTGACTTACAAAAGACTATTAAAATGTTAGATGACGCTTACAACTACGTTAAGGCAGTTGCTCAAGACGGTGGCGTATTCTTGTTTGTTGGTACTAAGAAACAAGCACAAGATGCTGTTAAAGAAGAAGCTACACGTGCAGGTCAATACTACGTTAACCAACGTTGGTTAGGTGGTACTTTGACTAACTGGACTACTATCCAAAGCCGTGTTAAGAGATTAAAGCAATTAAAACAAATGTCAGAAGATGGCACTTTCGACGTATTACCAAAGAAGGAAGTTGCACTTTTGACTAAGGAAATGGAAAAACTTGAAAGATTCTTAGGTGGTATTGAAGATATGCCAAGAATCCCAGATGTTATGTTCGTTGTTGATCCTAAAAAAGAAAAGATCGCAGTTCACGAAGCAAACATTTTAGGTATCCCTGTAGTAGCTATGGTTGATACTAACACTGATCCAGATCCAATCGACGTTGTTATTCCTGCAAACGACGATGCAATTCGTGCAATTCGTTTGATTTCAGGTGCTATGGCTGACGCAATTATCGAAGGTAAGCAAGGTCAAGACGATAGCGAAGACGTTGAAAAAGAAATGGCTGACAAGGCTGCAGCTGAAGATGGTGAAGAAGAATCTATCGAAGAAGTTGTTGAAAAGTCAGAAGACTAA